In one window of Pleomorphomonas sp. T1.2MG-36 DNA:
- the fabB gene encoding beta-ketoacyl-ACP synthase I gives MRRVVVTGMGIVSSIGNNTQEVLASLHDARSGITFAPTFAEHGFRCQVYGAPSLDPATIVDRRAMRFHGGGTAWNHVAMDQAILDSGLEAADVSSERTGIIMGSGGASTRAIVESALKTIESGSSKKVGPFAVPKAMSSTASATLATWFKIKGVNYSISSACATSNHCIGNAYEMIQYGKQDVMFAGGCEELDWTLSVLFDAMGAMASKYNDTPATASRAYDKNRDGFVIAGGAGVLVLEELEHAKARGAKIYGEIVGYGATSDGYDMVAPSGEGAVRCMRQALSTVKGKIDYINPHATSTPAGDAPEIEAIRTVFGGADNCPPISATKSLTGHSLGATGVQEAIYSLLMINNRFIVKSAHIEEIDPAFADMPIVRDRIDDAKIDTVLSNSFGFGGTNATLVFQRYAA, from the coding sequence ATGAGACGCGTCGTCGTCACCGGCATGGGCATCGTGTCCTCGATCGGCAACAATACTCAGGAGGTGCTGGCGTCCCTCCATGACGCCCGGTCGGGCATTACCTTTGCCCCCACCTTCGCCGAGCACGGTTTCCGTTGCCAGGTCTACGGCGCACCGTCCCTCGATCCCGCGACGATCGTCGACCGCCGGGCGATGAGATTCCACGGCGGCGGCACCGCCTGGAATCACGTGGCCATGGACCAGGCTATTCTCGATTCTGGTCTTGAGGCTGCCGACGTCTCCAGCGAACGCACTGGCATCATCATGGGTTCGGGTGGCGCCTCGACGCGCGCCATCGTCGAATCGGCGCTGAAGACCATCGAAAGCGGTTCGTCCAAGAAGGTCGGTCCCTTCGCGGTCCCCAAGGCGATGAGTTCCACCGCCTCGGCGACGCTTGCCACCTGGTTCAAGATCAAGGGCGTCAACTATTCGATCTCCTCGGCCTGCGCCACGTCGAACCACTGCATCGGCAACGCCTACGAGATGATCCAGTATGGCAAGCAGGACGTGATGTTCGCCGGTGGCTGCGAAGAGCTCGACTGGACGCTGTCCGTGCTGTTCGACGCCATGGGCGCCATGGCCTCCAAGTATAACGACACGCCGGCCACCGCCTCCCGTGCCTACGACAAGAACCGCGACGGCTTCGTCATCGCCGGCGGCGCCGGTGTGCTGGTTCTCGAGGAGCTGGAGCATGCCAAGGCGCGTGGCGCCAAGATTTACGGTGAGATCGTCGGCTACGGCGCCACTTCCGACGGCTATGACATGGTCGCGCCGTCGGGCGAGGGCGCGGTGCGCTGCATGCGCCAGGCGCTGTCCACGGTGAAAGGGAAGATCGACTACATCAACCCGCACGCCACCTCGACGCCGGCCGGCGACGCGCCGGAAATCGAGGCGATCCGCACCGTGTTCGGCGGCGCCGACAACTGTCCGCCGATCTCGGCGACCAAGTCTCTGACTGGCCACTCGCTTGGCGCCACCGGCGTGCAGGAGGCGATCTATTCGCTCCTGATGATCAACAACCGTTTCATCGTCAAGAGCGCGCATATCGAGGAGATCGATCCGGCTTTCGCCGACATGCCGATCGTGCGCGACCGTATCGACGATGCCAAGATCGACACCGTGCTCTCCAACAGCTTCGGCTTCGGCGGCACAAACGCCACGCTGGTCTTCCAGCGTTACGCCGCCTGA
- a CDS encoding BQ00720 family protein: MASFTKTTPADDRKIMPDAAFRQLGGGSVAYLRRVSSDDVIAAHPGYLDLRPGMKLWALHSADGQPIMLTDSREAAIANANEADLTPMMVH; this comes from the coding sequence ATGGCTTCTTTCACCAAGACCACTCCCGCCGACGATCGGAAGATCATGCCCGATGCCGCCTTCCGGCAACTCGGCGGTGGCAGTGTCGCCTATCTTCGCCGCGTCTCCTCCGATGACGTGATCGCCGCTCATCCGGGCTACCTCGATCTCCGGCCCGGCATGAAGCTGTGGGCGCTGCATTCGGCGGACGGCCAGCCCATCATGTTGACGGACAGCCGCGAGGCCGCCATCGCCAACGCCAACGAAGCGGACCTGACACCGATGATGGTGCACTGA
- the fabI gene encoding enoyl-ACP reductase FabI yields MNGLMAGKRGLVMGVANDHSIAWGIAKALSAAGAELAFTYQGEAFGRRVRPLAEEVGAKLLLPCDVEDEASVDAVFDALKAEWGQIDFLVHAIGFSDKNELKGRYADTTRANFSRTMVISVFSFTEVARKAAAMMTAGGALLTLTYGGSTRVMPNYNVMGVAKAALESSVRYLAADFGSEGIRVNAISAGPVRTLAGSGVTDARLMFNFQKKNAPLKRTVTIDEVGRSALYLLSDLSSGVTGEVHFVDSGYSIMSMPRIDELKEQDRRESAEGPTG; encoded by the coding sequence ATGAATGGACTCATGGCCGGCAAGCGCGGCCTCGTTATGGGCGTCGCCAACGACCATTCCATCGCCTGGGGTATCGCCAAGGCCCTCTCCGCCGCCGGCGCCGAACTGGCCTTCACCTATCAGGGCGAGGCCTTCGGGCGGCGCGTCAGGCCTCTGGCCGAGGAGGTGGGGGCGAAGCTGTTGCTGCCGTGCGACGTCGAGGACGAGGCGTCGGTCGATGCCGTATTCGACGCACTGAAAGCCGAGTGGGGACAGATCGACTTCCTGGTGCACGCCATCGGCTTTTCCGACAAGAACGAGCTCAAGGGTCGTTACGCCGACACCACGCGCGCCAACTTCTCGCGGACCATGGTCATCTCGGTGTTTTCCTTCACCGAAGTCGCCCGCAAGGCGGCCGCGATGATGACGGCGGGCGGCGCCTTGCTCACGCTGACCTACGGCGGCTCGACGCGCGTCATGCCGAACTATAATGTCATGGGCGTCGCCAAGGCGGCGCTTGAGAGTTCGGTGCGGTATCTTGCGGCCGATTTCGGCAGCGAAGGCATCCGCGTCAACGCCATCTCGGCCGGACCGGTGCGCACGCTGGCCGGCTCGGGCGTCACCGACGCCCGGCTGATGTTCAATTTCCAGAAGAAGAACGCGCCGCTGAAGCGCACCGTTACGATCGACGAGGTCGGCCGCTCGGCCTTGTACCTGTTGTCGGATCTGTCGTCGGGCGTGACCGGAGAGGTCCACTTCGTCGACTCCGGCTATTCGATCATGTCGATGCCGCGCATTGACGAACTGAAGGAACAGGATCGTCGCGAGTCCGCCGAAGGCCCCACGGGCTGA
- a CDS encoding heparan-alpha-glucosaminide N-acetyltransferase, whose protein sequence is MADSLPQRDAGGDRSRRLPLIDALRGVLLLAMASYHFSWDLANVRLVSWGVASDPLWRGYAAAIAGSFLLLSGISFRLSERRGFDPVRYGTRLLRLLLAAAIVSIGTYIVFPDAWVFFGILHMMLLASLLAPLLVRLPNGLLVLLAVAALILPQVWRSPAFDGIGWGVLGLAETPPVANDLVPLFPWIAPYIVGLVVGGPLARIDKEQAWPLPRRAYWLASLGRHSLLFYLLHQPLLYGLAVGLASVIPVDPAVQRAGFVADCRMEYERHGATGEMSERFCGCVATSVDDTGIWQSRDGDPTFEPLLATAVQACQSPPPGDLPGPAASDEND, encoded by the coding sequence ATGGCTGATTCGTTACCTCAGAGAGACGCCGGAGGCGACCGTTCGCGGCGCCTGCCGCTGATCGACGCCCTACGCGGCGTTCTGCTCCTCGCCATGGCCTCCTATCATTTTTCCTGGGATCTCGCCAACGTCCGGCTGGTCAGCTGGGGCGTCGCCAGCGATCCGCTGTGGCGCGGCTACGCCGCCGCGATCGCCGGCAGTTTCTTGCTGCTGTCCGGCATTTCCTTTCGCCTTTCCGAGCGACGCGGATTCGATCCGGTCCGCTACGGCACCCGTCTCCTCCGCCTCCTGCTCGCCGCCGCGATCGTATCGATCGGGACCTACATCGTTTTTCCCGATGCCTGGGTCTTCTTCGGCATCCTGCACATGATGCTGCTGGCCAGCCTCCTCGCGCCGCTGCTCGTTCGCCTGCCCAATGGACTGTTGGTCCTTCTTGCGGTGGCGGCGCTCATCCTGCCCCAAGTCTGGCGATCGCCCGCCTTCGACGGCATTGGCTGGGGGGTTCTCGGCCTCGCAGAAACGCCGCCGGTCGCCAACGATCTTGTACCTCTGTTCCCGTGGATCGCTCCCTACATCGTTGGCCTCGTTGTCGGCGGTCCGCTGGCGCGCATCGACAAGGAACAGGCATGGCCGCTGCCGCGCCGGGCGTACTGGCTTGCCTCACTCGGTCGGCATTCCCTCCTTTTCTATCTTCTGCACCAGCCGTTGCTCTACGGTTTGGCCGTAGGCCTCGCCTCCGTCATCCCCGTCGATCCGGCGGTCCAGCGGGCCGGCTTCGTCGCCGACTGTCGCATGGAATACGAGCGCCATGGAGCAACCGGAGAGATGTCGGAGCGCTTCTGCGGATGCGTCGCGACCTCGGTCGACGACACCGGCATCTGGCAGAGTCGCGATGGCGACCCCACATTCGAGCCCCTGCTCGCCACTGCCGTCCAGGCCTGTCAGTCGCCGCCACCCGGCGACCTTCCCGGCCCGGCGGCATCCGACGAAAACGACTGA